A genome region from Cutaneotrichosporon cavernicola HIS019 DNA, chromosome: 5 includes the following:
- a CDS encoding uncharacterized protein (Acyl-CoA dehydrogenase, N-terminal domain) has translation MSALAALRPLARASVARTTAVRTMASSSKFPVYNWEDPLNMNSLLTDEELAVQETARNYAQAELLPRVTEGYRNETFDKDIMTGMGELGLLGPTIEGYGCAGVSNVAYGLIAREVERIDSGYRSMMSVQSSLVMHPIHEFGSEAQKDKYLPKLAKGEWIGAFGLTEPNHGSDPAGMETTATKTKDGWVLNGSKTWISNAPAADVFVIWAREVIDGQKGKIRGFVAEKGMEGLSAPKIGHKLALRASVTGSIFMDNVQLGEDALLPKSGGLGSPFSCLNSARYGISWGVIGALEDSIARARDYALERKQFGRPLASFQLVQKKLVDAHATATLGLLGSLQLGRLKDQAGEWSPDMISLMKRNNCGNALQQVRVLLDIFGGNACSDEYHVGRHEANLQVCNTYEGTYDIHGLILGKAITGIPAFAN, from the exons ATGTctgccctcgccgccctccgcCCCCTCGCTCGCGCCTCGGTCGCCCGCACCACCGCGGTCCGCACCatggcctcgtcctcca AGTTCCCCGTCTACAACTGGGAGGACCCCCTCAACATGAACTCGCTCCTtaccgacgaggagctcgctGTCCA GGAGACTGCCCGCAACTACGcccaggccgagctcctgcCCCGCGTCACCGAGGGCTACCGCAAC GAGACCTTTGACAAGGACATCATGACCGGCATGGGTGAGCTCGGTCTCCTCGGCCCCACCATTGAGGGCTACGGGTGCGCCGGTGTCTCGAACGTTGCCTACGGCCTCATCGctcgcgaggtcgagcgcatcgacTCTGGCTACCGTTCCATGATGTCGGTCCAGTCGTCGCTCGTCATGCACCCCATCCACGAGTTCGGCTCCGAGGCCCAGAAGGACAAGTACCTCcccaagctcgccaagggcgagtGGATCGGTGCCTTTGGCCTCACCGAGCCCAACCACGGCTCGGACCCCGCCGGCATGGAGACCACTGCCaccaagaccaaggacgGATGGGTCCTCAACGGCTCCAAGACCTGGATCTCGAACgctcccgccgccgacgtcttTGTCATCTGGGCCCGTGAGGTCATTGACGGCCAGAAGGGCAAGATCCGTGGCTTTGTCGCCGAGAAGGGTATGGAGGGTCTCTCGGCCCCCAAGATTGGCCACAAGCTCGCTCTCCGTGCCTCGGTCACCGGCTCCATCTTCATGGACAacgtccagctcggcgaggacgctctcctccccaagTCGGGCGGTCTCGGCTCCCCCTTCTCCTGCCTCAACTCTGCTCGTTACGGCATCTCGTGGGGTGTCATTGGCGCTCTTGAGGACTCGATTGCCCGTGCTCGCGACTACGCTCTTGAGCGCAAGCAGTTTGGCCGTCCCCTCGCCTCGTTCCAGCTCGTCCAGAAGAAGCTCGTTGACGCCCACGCTACCGCTACCCTCGGTCTCCTTGGctcgctccagctcggccgcctcaaGGACCAGGCTGGCGAGTGGTCCCCCGACATGATCTCGCTCATGAAGCGCAACAACTGCGGTAACGCTCTCCAGCAGGTTCgcgttctcctcgacatctTTGGCGGCAACGCTTGCTCGGACGAGTACCACGTCGGCCGCCACGAGGCCAACCTCCAGGTCTGCAACACCTACGAGGGAACCTACGACATCCACggcctcatcctcggcaaGGCCATCACTGGCATCCCTGCTTTTGCCAACTAG
- the MAP2 gene encoding uncharacterized protein (Cotranslationally removes the N-terminal methionine from nascent proteins. The N-terminal methionine is often cleaved when the second residue in the primary sequence is small and uncharged (Met-Ala-, Cys, Gly, Pro, Ser, Thr, or Val)): MEAKPQCINSVTMAPVALPKVDDLRIEDKEEDKKPDEVEDEGDEGEDDDEEGPAGGDAQKKKKKKKKPKKKKAAAMVQSEPPRVGLSKIFRNGVYPVGEEVEYKDDTTCRITSEEMREKERLLQGDPTDTYQNIRKAAEVHRQVRQYAARNIKPGMTMIEIADMIENGTRSLVEENGFEAGIGFPTGLSTNEVAAHYSPNPGDTKVLQKSDVLKVDFGVHVKGRIVDSAFTLTWEPTWNKLLEAVKDATNTGIAAAGIDVRLCDIGEQIQEVMESYEVEVNGKVYPVKSIRNLNGHSIVPYTIHGGHDGIPGKSVPIVKQFGAAKDTTRMEEGEYFAIETFGSTGNGRVDEDGTCSHYALTPQQPANYTLRHQSAKNLLKSIKANFGTLPFCRRYLEHVGEKNYLLGLNTLVREGILSDYPPLVDHAPGAQTAQFEHTILLRPTCKEVVSRGDDY, translated from the exons ATGGAGGCAAAGCCACAG TGTATCAAT AGTGTAACCATGGCGCCAGTCGCCCTTcccaaggtcgacgacctcaggatcgaggacaaggaggaggacaagaagcccgacgaggtcgaggacgagggcgacgagggcgaagatgacgacgaAGAGGGGCCTGCGGGGGGAG ACGCccagaagaagaagaagaagaagaaaAAGC ccaagaagaagaaggctgccGCTATGGTCCAGTCCGAGCCCCCTCGCGTGGGGCTGAGCAAAATCTTCCGCAACGGCGTGTACcccgtcggcgaggaggtcgagtaCAAGGACGA CACGACTTGTCGCATCACGTCCGAGGAGATGCGCGAGAAGGAACGCCTGTTGCAGGGCGACCCGACGGACACGTACCAGAACATCCGCAAGGCTGCAGAGGTGCATCGCCAGGTACGGCAGTATGCTGCGCGTAACATTAAGCCTGGCATGACGATGATTGAGATTGCCGACATGATTGAGAACGGCAcgcgctcgctcgtcgaggagaacggGTTCGAGGCGGGCATCGGTTTCCCAACGGGCCTCAGCACCAACGAGGTGGCCGCGCACTACTCGCCCAACCCCGGAGACACCAAGGTTTTGCAGAAGAGCGACGTGCTCAAAGTCGACTTTGGTGTTCACGTCAAGGGGCGGATTGTCGATTCGGCATTCACGCTCACATGGGAGCCGACGTGGaacaagctcctcgaggcaGTCAAGGACGCTACGAACACGGGTatcgccgcggcgggcATTGATGTCCGGCTGTGCGATATTGGCGAGCAGATCCAGGAAGTAATGGAGAGCtacgaggtcgaggtcaacgGAAAGGTCTACCCCGTCAAGAGTATCCGTAACCTGAACGGACACAGTATTGTTCCCTACACCATCCACGGCGGACACGACGGAATTCCTGGCAAGAGTGTGCCGATTGTCAAGCAGTTTGGTGCGGCAAAGGACACGACTCGCATggaagagggcgagtacTTTGCCATTGAGACTTTCGGGAGCACAGGCAACGGCcgtgtcgacgaggacggcacgTGCTCGCACTATGCTCTCACGCCGCAGCAGCCGGCAAACTACACGCTGCGCCACCAGTCGGCCAAGAACTTGCTCAAGAGCATCAAGGCCAACTTTGGCACTCTACCCTTCTGCCGCCGATACCTCGAGCACGTTGGCGAGAAGAATtacctcctcggcctcaacaCGCTCGTTCGCGAGGGGATCCTCTCCGACTACCCCCCTCTCGTTGACCACGCGCCTGGTGCGCAGACGGCACAGTTTGAGCacaccatcctcctccggcCCACGTGCAAGGAGGTCGTGTCGCGCGGTGACGACTACTAG
- the SHE9 gene encoding uncharacterized protein (Required for the maintenance of the structure of the mitochondrial inner membrane. Involved in mitochondrial morphology), with the protein MALLRPRLSLSLASCPAVGSSSRTLGRGIRTGSPPRRPSDPEDEEGPVIELGSPPPPPPPPSETPRAYSYTNGYSGRSEKGHDAPKYDAPHNAPKYDAPHNAPRYDAPRYDTPAYPPHNPAYPPHSASYEPPKVERDPPQLERDSEVTAPSDVRVKVEGAPRTEDKPTEAPILLSADAPPLNVPRIAAPPPDSPPEPPQFSDSTSSASEATPAKEEWERKYEELQAAYAKKMDELRAVMDERRKKLAIKTGETLALVSQKVNEVTGYREVERLKQSVKDREQQIKEGRTTVREAKKAYEDAVATLSSTQQSVNALLERKHSWSDQDVATFTKLVRSDHASRAAVASTNDALKNAELDVDKAFTGLMQSILERYHEEQVWSDKIRSVSTWAQVAALVANLIVFMSAIAFIEPWKRRRLVQGLEERVSGMMGRVEGEIQGLADKVGELDTKIAAAAVVAATTMPAGVADVIGGEVVGEGEAALVGDSEAQAQAVAALVNSLLADALSSEEAVESPLQVISDGDSYSARAIQWTTAQLGHIAAPSPERDLAAAGLLGAAAGATVIGLCSLIAGLLRS; encoded by the exons ATGGCTCTCCTCCGTCCCAGGCTCAGTCTGAGTCTGGCGAGCTGTCCTGCCGTGGGATCGTCCTCGCGTACGCTGGGTCGAGGTATCCGCACAGGctcaccgcctcgacgtccatcCGATCCAGAGGACGAAGAAGGGCCAGTCATTGAGCTCGGCAgtcctccccctccgccccCGCCTCCGTCAGAAACACCCCGCGCATACTCTTACACCAATGGGTATTCTGGACGGTCCGAGAAGGGCCACGATGCGCCTAAATACGACGCGCCTCACAATGCGCCTAAATACGACGCGCCTCACAATGCGCCCAGATACGACGCGCCTCGCTACGACACCCCCGCCTACCCCCCTCACAACCCCGCCTATCCTCCTCACAGTGCCAGCTACGAGCCTcccaaggtcgagcgcgatccTCCCCAGCTCGAGCGGGACAGCGAAGTCACTGCCCCCTCGGACGTGCGCGTCAAAGTCGAAGGCGCGCCCCGGACCGAGGACAAGCCCACCGAGGCGCCGATCCTCCTCTCTGCCGATGCGCCGCCACTGAACGTCCCGCGTATCGCCGCTCCACCACCCGACTCGCCTCCCGAACCTCCACAATTCTCCGACTCCACGTCGTCCGCCTCCGAAGCAACGCCCGCCAAGGAGGAATGGGAGCGCAAGTACGAGGAGCTACAGGCGGCGTACGCCAAGAAGATGGATGAACTGCGTGCGGTAATGgacgagaggaggaagaaaCTCGCCATAAAGACGGGAGAAACGCTCGCTCTGGTCAGCCAAAAGGTCAACGAGGTGACGGGGTaccgcgaggtcgagcgacTCAAGCAGAGCGTCAAGGATCGGG aaCAACAGATCAAGGAGGGGCGGACAACCGTTCGGGAAGCCAAAAAAGCGTACGAGGACGCAGTCGCGACTCTCTCAAGCACGCAGCAGAGCGTCAACGCCCTTCTTGAGAGAAAGCATTCCTGGAGCGACCAGGACGTCGCGACGTTTACGAAACTCGTTCGCTCGGACCATGCCAGTCGCGCCGCGGTCGCGAGCACCAACGACGCGCTGAAGAATGCCGAGCTGGATGTCGACAAGGCCTTCACTGGCCTCATGCAGTCAATCCTCGAGCGATACCACGAGGAGCAGGTCTGGAGTGACAAGATCCGTTCAGTGAGCACTTGGGCACaagtcgccgccctcgtggCCAACTTGATCGTGTTTATGAGTGCGATCGCTTTCATCGAGCCATGgaagcgccgccgcctcgtccaaGGACTCGAGGAGCGTGTCAGCGGCATGATGGGCCGCGTCGAAGGCGAGATCCAAGGGCTGGCggacaaggtcggcgagTTGGATACCAAGATcgcagcggcggccgtCGTGGCGGCGACCACAATGCCTGCGGGGGTGGCGGATGTGATTGGCGGAGAGgtggttggcgagggcgaggctgCGCTGGTCGGCGATTCGGAGGCGCAGGCCCaagccgtcgccgccttGGTGAACAGccttctcgccgacgctcTCTCTTCTGAAGAAGCAGTCGAGTCGCCATTGCAAGTCATCTCTGATGGTGACTCGTACTCGGCCCGAGCGATTCAGTGGACCACAGCGCAGTTGGGCCACATTGCCGCTCCGAGCCCCGAACGCGACTTAGCGGCAGCGGGTTTGTTGGGTGCGGCAGCGGGCGCCACTGTTATTGGGTTGTGCTCGCTCATTGCGGGACTGCTTAGATCATAA
- the GOS1 gene encoding uncharacterized protein (Involved in transport from the ER to the Golgi apparatus as well as in intra-Golgi transport. It belongs to a super-family of proteins called t-SNAREs or soluble NSF (N-ethylmaleimide- sensitive factor) attachment protein receptor) produces the protein MSWDNARRHARALESALDTKLASYSRLAADIAGGGRFGGPSDSSAEDGVGGYRLVEEEVDELLDKLEQAIDDLAAQMNSPSQAPSASMQHAAQRHRDNLDDYRREFARVRKGIEGALARSNLLGSVRKDINDYKSGLSPQTDALLADRGRIDSSHRMMDDTLNQAYATREDFAQQRGMLASIESRMGGVVQQMPGINRLISMISTRRRRDTFILGGVVALCVFLLLAYLFGV, from the exons ATGTCCTGGGACAACGCTCGGCGCCAtgcgcgcgccctcgaaTCCGCACTCGACACCAAACTCGCATCCTATTCCCGCCTAGCGGCAGATATagccggcggcggccgcttCGGTGGCCCCTCAGACAGTTCGGCGGAAGATGGTGTCGGGGGCTATCGactggtcgaggaggaagtcgaCGAGTTGTTGGACAAG CTCGAACAAGccatcgacgacctcgcggcaCAGATGAACTCGCCAAGCCAAGCCCCCTCTGCGTCGATGCAGCATGCGGCACAGCGGCACAGGGACAACCTCGACGATTATCGGCGCGAGTTTGCGCGTGTCCGCAAGGGCATTGAGGGggcgctggcgaggagTAATTTGCTTGGAAGTGTGAGGAAGGATATTAA CGACTACAAATCCGGCCTCTCGCCGCAGACagacgcgctcctcgccgacagAGGCCGTATCGACTCGTCCCACCGCATGATGGACGACACGCTCAACCAGGCCTATGCTACACGTGAGGATTTCGCCCAGCAGCGCGGGATGCTTGCGTCCATTGAATCGCGGATGGGCGGCGTGGTTCAGCAGATGCCGGGGATCAACCGGCTTATTAGCATGATCTCGAcacggcggcgtcgggACACTTTTAtcctcggcggcgttgtTGCGCTGTGCGTTTTCCTACTCCTCGCGTACCTGTTTGGGGTATGA